The DNA region GGAGCAAAACCCATAAAAGAAGATGGTAAACCAGATTTAGAAAATGCCAAGGTCGTAGATAACCTTTCGATCCTGAAAAAATTGATCGATACCAAAGCGGTTGCAACACCTCAAGAATTAGGTGCAGGCTGGAATGGAGAAGCTTTCGGAACTGGAAAAATCGCGATGATGGATGAAGGAAACTGGGTGTATCAAACCTTGAAAGAGGAATTTAGTGACATTCCATTTTCAGTTTCGCCAATGCCGACATATAAAGACAAAGAAGGAAGTATGATGTTTACTGTTGGTTGGGGAAAATATGCAGGGACAAAAAGTTCAGCTTTAGCAGATGAGTGGATCAAGTTTGCTACCGGCAAAGAAGCGATGACCAAATGGGTCAATGGAACAGGAACGCTGCCGACACGGGAAGATGTAGCGACTACAGCTGAAATCAGTAAAAATGAAGATCTAAAAATACATTTAAATGCGGTCGACTACTCAACCGTTTGGCAAAAAGGAACAAGTCTTGCAACAATCAATAAAGCCTATCAGAACTACTGGCCTGAAGTGGCTTCTGGTAAAACAAGTTTAGAAGATGCAATGAAAAAGGCGGACAAACAAGCGATCGATGATATAGAAAAAGCGGAATAATTGAATGAGGTTGGGACAGAAGTATTTTACTCTGAAAAGTAAGAAGGAGCTACTTCTGCTCCCGCCGTTTATTCAGTTAGGTCTTACAGCTACGATGATCCCCACGATGAATGAGGGGATCAAACGAGTGGCCCAAAGGAGGATAACATGCCGAAAAGAGTAAAAAAGTCTAAAAGAGAAATCAATGAGATGCTGCAAGGGTACGCTTTTATTACACCAGCTATTTTAGTATTAATGGTGTTTTTTGTCATTTCGATTGTTTTTGCGGTCTATTTATCGTTTAATAAAGTCGATTTATTTACTGGCCAATACACGTGGAATAATTTTGAAAACTATAAAAATATTTTTAAAGACCCGCGAAGTATCATTGCCTTGAAAAATACGGCGATTTTTGCGCTATTTGTTGTACCGACTCAGACCATTGTGGCGCTTGTGATGGCTTATATTCTGGCCAGTCGTGATATTAAAGGAAAAAAAGTATTTCGAATGGTATATTTTCTACCTACTTTGACCAGTTCAAGTGCATTGACGATCATCTTTATGTTTCTTTTCAATATCAACGGACCGATCAATCATTTTTTGATGAATTTAGGTCTCTATCAATCACCGATAAACTTCTTACAAGAGCCTGCATATGCTTTGAAAGTGATCATGGCAATGAATATCTGGTCAACAGTGCCTTATTTTATGACGATCTATTTAGCTTCATTAGTGGATCTTCCATACTCGCTCTACGAAGCAGCAGAAATCGATGGAGCGAATGCTTTTGACAAGCTACGCTATATCACTATTCCGTATTTACGTCCTATCACGACTTATGTATTATTGACAGGGATCATTGGAACATTTCAGATGTTTGATCAAGCCTATATTTTCAGTAATGGTAGTGGCGGTCCGAATAACTCTACACTGACACTTAGTCTGTTGATTTATCAAAATGCCTTTGGTCAAATGCCTACGATGGGCTTTGCAGCAGCGTTAGCTGTGGTTTTATCGATCATCATATTCATCGTTAGTCGGATTGCTGAAAAACTGAATGGAGGAAACGAATGAGAAAGACAAAGAATCAAAAAATATTGAAGATGTTACTTTATGTGATCATGATCACGTATGCAATCATCACTTTTTATCCATTTGTCTGGGCAGTCGCCGCAAGTTTCAAACCATTGAAGGAAATCGTTTCAGGCGGGATGAGCATTTTCGGCGGGAACTTCACACTGGCTAATTATGAGTATATTTTAGGGCGAAGCGATAATTTTCCTCGCTGGTTCATGAACTCACTGATCGTTTCGATCATCGGAACAGCGATCAATTTGTTTTTAAATACGATGGCGGGCTATGCATTAGCACGGATCAATTTCCCAGGTCGAGAACGGATCTATTGGGGGATGTTGGCTATGTTGATGGTACCGGCTCAAGTATTGCTGATTCCTAATTATTTGATTATTTCTAGTTTAGGAATGAAGGATACTTTTGCTGCATTGATTTTACCTGCGGCGATCAATATCGGGAATATTTTTATGATGCGGCAATTCTTTTTGAGCTTTCCTAAAGATGTGGAAGAAGCGGCAACCATTGATGGACTATCTCGGACGGGCACCTTTTTTAGGATCGTGATGCCGTTGGCTAAACCTAGCATTTCCACACAAGCTGTGTTTGTATTCATGAGTTTTTGGAATGAGTTTTTAAAGCCGATGCTATACATGACAACACCATCTAAATATACGCTGACTTTAGGGCTGCAAACGTTCAAATCACAAAATGCAGGACAGCGTTGGGATCAAATCATGCCGGCAAGTATTATTTCCATTGTTCCGATCATTATCTTGTATATTATTTTTAATAAATACTTCCTGCAGGGCGTTCGAATGGATGGAGAAAAATAGGAGAAGTTGATAGACTATGAATGATTTTATTTTAACGTTAGAGGATATTGGAAATAGATCGGTTCAAAATATCGAAACACTTTTTGCGCAGGCCAACGGAGCTTTAGGTGTACGTGCAAGTCTTCCGATAAAAGCAAAAGAAAGTACACCAGGCATCTTTTTAAATGCTTTCTATGAAAGTCACGACATTGTTTATGGTGAGAATGCTTATGGTTATGCGAAGCAGCATCAAACAATGGTCAATTTATTTGATCTACGAAGCATTGAGTTGTCGATCGATGATGTAAGTGAGTTTTTGTTGGTCGATCAGTCTGTAGCATTAGATATGAAAAAAGGGATCCTTAAAGAAACATATCTCTATCAGACAAAAGAAGGGAAAACGATCGAGTATCGTCTTGAAAGCTTCACCAGTCACTTTGATCGAACGGTCTATGCTCAAAAAATCGATCTGAAAGCACTAAATTTTTCAGGAGAAGTCGAAGTGTCCAAAAAAGCACAAAAGATTTCTACTAAACAGGGCGAGGACTTTGATCCAAGGATCAAAGATGCTAGTGTGGAACTGATTCAAACAGGAAATAAATATACTGCTCCGAATAGTGGGCTGAGTTTCTATACACATTTTGATTCATATGATAAAAAGCAATACGTAGAGGAAGGTCAAACACTTTCGTTTACTCAACTGTACCAGATTTCTCGTGAGGCTGAGTTTACTTCTCCTAGCTATGAAGAGCTAGAAGCAAAACAAATTGCAATTTTCGCCGACTTTTGGGCAATCTCTGATATCGAGATCGATGGAGATCGTCACTTACAAAAAGGGATTCGTTTTAATTTGTATCATCTTTTCAATTCTGCCGGACGAGATGGACATAGTAATTTTTGTGCGAAGGGATTAACAGGAGAAGGGTATGAGGGACACTATTTTTGGGATACAGAGATGTACTTACTGCCTTTTTTTATCTACACACAACCAGAGATCGCCAAAAGTTTACTGAGTTATCGCGTGAATATTTTACCAAAAGCGCAGGCACGAGCAAAAGAGCTGGGATTTAAAGGAGCATTGTTTGCTTGGCGTACGATCAATGGTGAGGAAACATCCGCTTATTATCCAGCAGGAACAGCACAAGTCCATATTAATGCAGACATCGCTTTTGCCTTTGAACTCTATGAAAAAGTGACGGGAGATACAGCGTTTATTGACGAAAATTGTGAGCTGATCTTTGAAACAGCTAGATTTTGGCTGGACTATGGCTTCATGTCTAAACGCGGCTTTGAAATCCATGAGGTAACAGGTCCGGATGAATATACGGCTTTGGTGAATAATAATTATTATACGAACAAAATGGCGCAAAATCATCTATATTACGCTGCTAGGCTTGCAAAAAAATTAAAGAAGTATGAAAAAGAAGCAGTAGAGTGGTTTGATTCAGCCGAGAAAATGTATATTGGTTTTGATCAAGCACTGCAAATCACTCAACAGGACGATAGCTTTTTAATGAAAGAACCTTGGGACTTTGAGCATACACCTAAAGATCGATATCCACTACTGCTGCATTTTCATCCTATGAAAATCTACAAACATCAAGTCTTGAAACAGGCGGATACGATTTTAGCGCATATGTTATTTGATACACCTATTGAGCAAATTGCGCGAGATTTTGATTTTTATGAGCCATTGACGACGCATGATAGTTCATTATCAAAGGCGATTTATGGTGTTGTTGCAAGTAAGCTTGGACGTAGCGAATTGGCGTATCGATTTTTCAAAGAAGCAGCGATTATGGATCTAGAGGATTTTCAAGGGAATGCTAGCCATGGGATCCATGCAGCGAATATGGGTGGTTCTTGGTTAGGATTGATTTATGGTTTTGCGGGTCTATCAGTTGAAAATGGAGAAGTTACAACTAAAAATCATTTACCTAAAGAAATAAAATCACTGAAATTTACGGTCACGATTCGAGGAGTAAAGCAGCAACTTGTGATCGATTCGTATAAAAAATAATAGAAACAAAGGGGGTTGGAGAGTGACTATTGAAAATAAAACCATGCTGATCACTTATGCGGATAGTTTAGGAAATGATTTAAACGAACTAACACTTGTGATGGAGAACTATTTCAAAAACGCAATCGGAGGGATCCATTTATTGCCGTTCTTTCCTTCAACAGGCGATCGAGGCTTTGCGCCAAAAGATTATACAGTTGTTTATTCTGCGTTTGGAACGTGGAGTGAAATCGAAGCTTTAGGAGAAAAGTACTATTTGATGTTTGATTTTATGATCAATCATATTTCTCGTGAGTCTATTTTTTTCCAAGATTTCAAACAAAAGCATGAAGCATCAAAATATAAAGAGATGTTTATTCGAATCAAAGAATTCTTTCCGGAAAATCGTCCGACTGCTGAAGATATCGACTTGATATACAAGCGAAAGGACAAAGCACCTTTTCAGGAAGTACATTTCGCTGACGGCAGCAGTGAAGAGGTTTGGAATACATTTGGAGAAGAACAGATCGATCTAGATGTCACAAAAGAAGTCACGAAAGAATTTATTCGAGCGACGATCAAAGATATGGCAACACATGGCTGTTCTTTGATTCGTCTAGATGCCTTTGCATATGCTATCAAGAAACTAGAGACGAATGATTTTTTTGTTGAACCTGATATTTGGGCGCTGCTTGATGAAGTTCGTATAGAAGCAGAGCAATACGGGATCGAGCTTCTACCAGAGATCCATGAACATTATTCGATCCAATTCAAAATCGCTGAGCATGACTATTTCATCTATGATTTTGCATTACCGATGCTCATGCTGCATGCGATCTATAGTGGGAAAACGCACCGTTTAGCTGCTTGGTTGAAGCAAAGTCCGATGAAGCAGTTCACCACATTAGATACCCATGACGGCATTGGAGTAGTGGATGCCAAAGATTTATTGAGCGATCAAGAATTAGCGTACACATCTGAAAAGCTCTATGAAGTAGGGGCAAATGTAAAAAAAATCTACTCGTCAGCCAGCTATAATAATTTGGACATTTATCAAATCAACAGCACCTATTACAGCGCATTAGGAGAACAGGATGATAGCTATTTACTAGCACGTGTCCTGCAGATATTTGCACCAGGCATTCCTCAGGTGTATTATGTTGGGTTACTTGCAGGGCAAAATGATATTCAACTCCTAGAAGCAACCAAAGAAGGGCGAAATATCAATCGTCATTATTATACGATGGAAGAAATTGCAGAAGAAGTGCAACGACCAGTGGTAAAAAAGCTGCTGAGCATATTAACTTTTCGGAATGAGCAGCCGGCATTTGATCTAGATGGATCGATCGAAGTGACGACACCGTCAGAGCATACGATCGAAATTGAACGCAAGAATCAAGCACAAAATGAACGTGTGAAGCTAGTTGCTGATCTAAAAACGAAAGAATTTATGATTTATCATAATAGTAAAAAAGTTTTATTTTAAGAAAAAGAATTTTAAATTCAGGGCTGTAGGCTATTCACGCTTTCTAGAGGTGAATAGCTTATTTATGTTACTTTTTCATCTAGAGAAATTGTTTAACTGAAAAATTGCTGAGGTTGTTTTGCTTAAATGCCTACGTTATACTATTTTATAAATAAAAAGGAGGAGAAGCCCAATGGAAGTCATCTTGTTAATGGGGCTTCAAGCTAGTGGAAAAAGTACTTTTTACAAGAGGTATTTTTCAGATAGTCATTTACGATTAAACTTAGATATGCTAAATACACGTTATAAGGAAAAGCAACTACTTTCGACCTGTCTAGAAATTAGCCAGTCTGTAGTTATCGATAATACCAATCCAACGAAACTTGATCGTCAGCGTTATTTCCAACTTGCTGGTCGAGCGGATGTCACGTTTATTGGCTACTATTTCCAATCAAAGCTAGCGGAGTGTTTAAAACGAAACCAGCAGAGAACTGGTCAGGCACATTTACCTGAAATAGCTTTGAAAGCCACTGCGGCCAAGCTTGAATTACCTGATTTTGATGAAGGTTTTTCACAACTTTATTATGTTACTCAGACAGCTGATCAAGGATTTGATATAAAGGAGTGGGAGAATGAAATTTAGTGAACTAGACGCTAAAATGCGAATCTACGAAACAAATCAAGACCATACGGTTTTACCGGAAATGTACATGGTTGCTCGGATCGATGGCCGTAACTTTACAACGTTAACAAAGGATCGGGAAAAATTTGAAGCACCTTTCGATGAACGATTCCGTGATTACATGGTAGAAACCGTGAAGCACTTGATGAATTGTGGTTTTCATGTTATTTATGGCTACACGGAAAGCGATGAGATTTCTTTATTATTTAACTTGAATGAAGCAGCTTTCGGCCGGAAAACAAGAAAATATAATTCGATTTTAGCAGGAGAAGCTAGTGCGAAATTCTCACTACTTTTAGGTTCAATTGGA from Enterococcus sp. 9D6_DIV0238 includes:
- a CDS encoding ATP-binding protein, which gives rise to MEVILLMGLQASGKSTFYKRYFSDSHLRLNLDMLNTRYKEKQLLSTCLEISQSVVIDNTNPTKLDRQRYFQLAGRADVTFIGYYFQSKLAECLKRNQQRTGQAHLPEIALKATAAKLELPDFDEGFSQLYYVTQTADQGFDIKEWENEI
- the gtfA gene encoding sucrose phosphorylase encodes the protein MTIENKTMLITYADSLGNDLNELTLVMENYFKNAIGGIHLLPFFPSTGDRGFAPKDYTVVYSAFGTWSEIEALGEKYYLMFDFMINHISRESIFFQDFKQKHEASKYKEMFIRIKEFFPENRPTAEDIDLIYKRKDKAPFQEVHFADGSSEEVWNTFGEEQIDLDVTKEVTKEFIRATIKDMATHGCSLIRLDAFAYAIKKLETNDFFVEPDIWALLDEVRIEAEQYGIELLPEIHEHYSIQFKIAEHDYFIYDFALPMLMLHAIYSGKTHRLAAWLKQSPMKQFTTLDTHDGIGVVDAKDLLSDQELAYTSEKLYEVGANVKKIYSSASYNNLDIYQINSTYYSALGEQDDSYLLARVLQIFAPGIPQVYYVGLLAGQNDIQLLEATKEGRNINRHYYTMEEIAEEVQRPVVKKLLSILTFRNEQPAFDLDGSIEVTTPSEHTIEIERKNQAQNERVKLVADLKTKEFMIYHNSKKVLF
- a CDS encoding carbohydrate ABC transporter permease, translating into MRKTKNQKILKMLLYVIMITYAIITFYPFVWAVAASFKPLKEIVSGGMSIFGGNFTLANYEYILGRSDNFPRWFMNSLIVSIIGTAINLFLNTMAGYALARINFPGRERIYWGMLAMLMVPAQVLLIPNYLIISSLGMKDTFAALILPAAINIGNIFMMRQFFLSFPKDVEEAATIDGLSRTGTFFRIVMPLAKPSISTQAVFVFMSFWNEFLKPMLYMTTPSKYTLTLGLQTFKSQNAGQRWDQIMPASIISIVPIIILYIIFNKYFLQGVRMDGEK
- a CDS encoding carbohydrate ABC transporter permease, producing the protein MPKRVKKSKREINEMLQGYAFITPAILVLMVFFVISIVFAVYLSFNKVDLFTGQYTWNNFENYKNIFKDPRSIIALKNTAIFALFVVPTQTIVALVMAYILASRDIKGKKVFRMVYFLPTLTSSSALTIIFMFLFNINGPINHFLMNLGLYQSPINFLQEPAYALKVIMAMNIWSTVPYFMTIYLASLVDLPYSLYEAAEIDGANAFDKLRYITIPYLRPITTYVLLTGIIGTFQMFDQAYIFSNGSGGPNNSTLTLSLLIYQNAFGQMPTMGFAAALAVVLSIIIFIVSRIAEKLNGGNE
- a CDS encoding glycoside hydrolase family 65 protein; protein product: MNDFILTLEDIGNRSVQNIETLFAQANGALGVRASLPIKAKESTPGIFLNAFYESHDIVYGENAYGYAKQHQTMVNLFDLRSIELSIDDVSEFLLVDQSVALDMKKGILKETYLYQTKEGKTIEYRLESFTSHFDRTVYAQKIDLKALNFSGEVEVSKKAQKISTKQGEDFDPRIKDASVELIQTGNKYTAPNSGLSFYTHFDSYDKKQYVEEGQTLSFTQLYQISREAEFTSPSYEELEAKQIAIFADFWAISDIEIDGDRHLQKGIRFNLYHLFNSAGRDGHSNFCAKGLTGEGYEGHYFWDTEMYLLPFFIYTQPEIAKSLLSYRVNILPKAQARAKELGFKGALFAWRTINGEETSAYYPAGTAQVHINADIAFAFELYEKVTGDTAFIDENCELIFETARFWLDYGFMSKRGFEIHEVTGPDEYTALVNNNYYTNKMAQNHLYYAARLAKKLKKYEKEAVEWFDSAEKMYIGFDQALQITQQDDSFLMKEPWDFEHTPKDRYPLLLHFHPMKIYKHQVLKQADTILAHMLFDTPIEQIARDFDFYEPLTTHDSSLSKAIYGVVASKLGRSELAYRFFKEAAIMDLEDFQGNASHGIHAANMGGSWLGLIYGFAGLSVENGEVTTKNHLPKEIKSLKFTVTIRGVKQQLVIDSYKK